The Megalobrama amblycephala isolate DHTTF-2021 linkage group LG1, ASM1881202v1, whole genome shotgun sequence genome segment AAGATCGCAACGGTGAAAAAAACTGAAAGTACTATTCTGTATTGCAAATCACATTTAATTAcaacatttataaaacaaattggGTCCCACTTCTaattaagtgtttaaaaatgaatgaaatttctgtcattaattactcacccttgtgtcgttccaaacctgtgagaCCATCATTCatatttggaacacaaattaagatatttttgatgaaatccgagagctttctgacctctGATAGACTGAAATGTTATTACCACTTTAAAGGCCCatgtagtaaagacatcgttaaaatagtccaagtgactacagtggttcaacctgaatgctatgaagcgatgagaatactttttgtgcgcctaaaaaacaacaacaaaataacgactttattcaacaatatgatgggcgatttcaaaacactgcttcatgaagctttgaagctttacaaatcttttgcttcgaatcagtggttcggagtgtgtatgAAACTGCcatgccccccagtggtgaaccattgataTTTcgaaagccttgtttactgaaataatGTGACTTTGGatctccgaaccactgatttgaaataaaagattcgtaaagctttgaagcttcatgaagcaatgttttgaaatcgcccatcactagatattgttgaataaagtcgttattttgtttttttggcgcacaaaatgtattctcgttgctttataacattaaggttgaaccactgtagtcacatgaactgttttaaatacatctttagtagctttctgggcattgaaagtgttaattatcttgctgtctcactgagccatcggattttatcaaaaatatcttaatttgtgttctgaagatgaacgaaggacttacgggtgtggaacgacatgagggtgagtaattaataacagaattttcatttttgggtgaactaacccatgcCAATACCACCAAAACTTactgtatcccacctcaatagcagcacaagTCTTTTGCACTACAACATGAACACATTAAGTACATCGTACCttattattatatgtacataacacacctaatataaagtgtgccCAAATAGGACATTTGTATAGCCTGCTTTATCCCAGTACTCATGAACAAGGGACCGTGACTGTCTGATGGAGGAAGGAAACACATTAGCTATGATAAGAGATAAGAAAATTCTTGTCGATATGCATCAGACTCATTAAACACAACATACCAGGGTAAAAACACATTATGCTGTCCTTTTAACTTGACTTTCTGCATTGACTATATCATGTATAGAGCAAAGCTTCAGCTTTGTGCCCATGTAAATATTTGCATTGCTTATATAATGTGCATTCCATTCAGTGTAATGGGGATCTCCAGAGACCTCTATTCAGTGTCAACACAGTGTGGTATGAGGAAGAACAAGTTCAACCAGAAACCCCATGTCATCATCAGACCACTCTAAATATTTATCTAGCAGGTTTCAGGGCAGATTTAGCAACTTTGTGTTTTTCAAAaagtatatataaacatttagcAGTTGGTCAAACTTAAAAATGAACAGCATAGTTCAAACTGGAACTGTATTATACATTtacatcattaaaatatctgCCACTCAGCTAGATATTATTTAAAATCTGTATTGTATCTGTTGCTCTTTACATTGTGAGCTAACATTTAGAGTTACAagtcaaaagttacagtaatcTCATTGGATCTTACCTGTACTTCAGCGTATGAAGAGAGTCGTTCACGTCTCTTACGGTGAGGTTCATAAAGTGAACCAGACCATAAAGTACACAGGTGTGTTTTCAGCAAGGGGAGGAGCCTTGGACTTTACACTGAGTCATGCACATATTACGAGATTAAACACTCAAACAGCTTTAAAGTCTTGCaatagattttattattattatttaaacaatatCAAATGTATAACTTTGTACAAAACATTTCAGTAAAACTTAATAGTTAGAAATAAACAACATCTCATATACTGTTTAGTCTTTTATACATGTATTTACAGTTTATGtattaaaaaacaatgtatttACACTGTGCCCTCCAAAAGTTGTCCAAAGGacaatatcagcataaatccttatcatatTTTGACGTAAATGCATTGAAGTGACTTACAACTATTGACGTTGAAGACCAGCAATTTTGATTACAAAATAATGACTATATATAGATGTCACACTCAGATATGGGCATTTGGCAGAAGTAAAGATGATTGGGTCAGAATAGTTTAACTGACTGACTGCCAATTTGCACATATCAGACCAATCAGAACACATTTAGAGTTGATTCATAAATAGCTCTAATATTTTTCTCTGTTCTGAACTCAGTTttcctacactctaaaaaaaaggAAGGAGcttaatttatagcaaaaaaaaaaataaaaaaataaaaatcaacagCTAGGATAGCACATGGAGAACATAACTTGTTTAGCACATACATTTACTGAATAAGTAAGATATTTGTCACTGCATTAGCAGTTATTGCTCATATGTCAATGTAGTGCATGCCTACCCATAACCTAACCTGAGCTTTCTTCAGCACAAAAACTCCAACTATTTTAGAGTCAAACATAACAGCATGGTAAATAGGAATTCAATGGCCATTTTCAAAGTTACAAAGACAATTTCATTAAGATACAACTGGTCACGTGATATACATGGTGTATGTTTGTTAGACACATTAGGTAAGGAGTGTGTGCCATCCCTTGTACTTCTTAGCGAGAGTAGGTTAGTTAGGCCGTTGTGTACACTGAAGAATTTGAGTTTGTTTTCTACATTTTTGGCAGGCcggcattttagtctgggactaggtttgagccttgtctgtgaaaccgggtaAAAGTCTTTTGGCACTTATACCTATGCGTCATGATTGCTTAATTTTCATCCACTCACATTCAGGAGTAATTTAGCCTATTAGCCTAATATCTTAATGTTGTGCTCTATTCCACAAGATCTTTAAAGTTTGTAACACGGTCAAACTATCTCAGGTATGGGCCGGTTTTGTTTAATGCCTTTGCGGATCTCTAGAACTCATGTCACGTGAAGCAAACTATCTGTGGCAAATCTAGTGACTTTTTCATTCTCAAAAACACCCATTGTATCAGATTAAAACATACTTTTCTTACTTCAAGACTCaacctgtggttagaagcatagtttcttgtttgcATGACATGAGGACTTAGCAAGCTGACATTCAGTAATCCTATATCTTTCATTTGGAATAGTACATACtgtacaaatgtcatttacatcaTTTAGTTTGTTAAGCGAtgtgtttttgaagagtgcacATGTGCGTACATGCTCCAGTTGTTCTCAGATCTGTCCTGGAGTACCACCAGCCCTGCAcgttttgtatgtctccctcatctatcacacctgattcagctcatgagctcattagtagagactgcaagacctgaaatgggtgtgtcagatatagggagacatacaaaatgtgcaggtactccaggacaggtttgagaaccactgctctagtaCGTAAGAACAagcctatgattgaatctggaaataaatcaaaaataattgagaaaaatgagaattaaTCCTTAGATGCCATGTCTgcaatttatagcaaaaaaaatatggcaTTAATTGTATCCTAAACATATTATTAActgaagttattactccactacCTGCATGACATCATTAACCAACGTGGTTGAACGACTGATATTTCTAAATTTAATCGAAATTACATTATTATACTGGAAATGCACCCTAAATTAGCAACATGCATCAGAAGGgctttcacacttgaaatagttaaccctgggtcattgtAAACCCGGGTAAATGGAGTCCTGGGTTATCTTTCTTCACATTTTACTGCTTAGGCCTATAATTTACTCAGGGTTAAAAACTGATCCTGGGTTTCATAAGTTGCCATTTCACACTGTACACTCTTATACCCAGGGTTAacattcttatttgcatatttgcatgAGTATCACTGAACGCAGCACGCaatatgtttacataaaggCTCTAGCATAGTGTAtacttatattattaattatagaCTCTACTATTAAGTTTATGGAATTTATGGACTTTTCTGAATGGAATTTTCAGACTATAAAGAATGAAATGTTCTCTTCTTCACTCAAATTGTTGCATTTTCTGTTGCCATTTGAAATTTTTCCCTTCAAACACTAAAACGATAGTTTATAAAATGCGCTGTGTTTCCTTGACTGTCCAAAGCATGTGAACATGAGGCATGCGATTGGTTGTCGCTTGCTAAGCATCTAGTCATAACACCACATCGTTTCATACGGCACACGTTTAGTACCTCAATGCTGGGTTAATGGTGCAAAAACAGCTGTAATCCTGCTCtggagcagggtttcataaccctggGTAAAACTCGGTGCCAACCctgcttctaaattacaagtgtgaaatggTCCTTTAGggttacctgtactgcagctgTAAACCTGCCCGCTATTCCATCATCAGTGTCATCACCATCTCATTCGCGCTGCAAATCCACTACTTTTGTATGTGTAGAAACTTATAAACCTGCCTCTCCCTCCCTGACCTTTACAGTAGAAGAGGTGAGGTCAGAGCTTAGAAGACTGCGCCCAGGAAAAGCAGCAGGCTCAGATGGTGTGTGCCCGAGATTGCTCAAGGAGTGTGCAGCCCAATTAGCTGTACCTCTCCAGAGGATTTTCAGCCTTCAGGCAGGGAAAGTGCAGCTGCTGTGGAAAACATGTCTTGTTCCAGTGGCAGGGCAGGAGATGAATGATTTTAGACCAGTTGAAAActatggagcgccttttaagaCCAGCAACTGAACCTGCACAGGATCCCCTCCAGTTTGCTTATCAATAACGTATTGGAGTGGATGATGCTGTTTTATACATGCTGCAGCGAGCCTATTCTGTTATGTCCTTATGttctttattattatatgtattatttaattttagctGTTGTGGTGATTAATTTTAGTATTGGTTgggtgtttgtttgtgttatttGTTTGTAATTGTTAAGTGTTTGTAATTGTTAAGTGTGAGCTATGGTATGTTTGAATTTCCCTAAAAGGGatgaataaagtatttattattattattattattattattattattaaaagcaGGGTTTAGAGTGATGATAACCcagggttaaaggattagttcactttcaaataaaaatgtttaacaatataaaaacatccaagatgttcatgtctttctttcttctgtcgaaaagaaattaaggtttttgatgaaaacattccaagattattctccttatagtggacttcaaaggtcaaaattaaagtttcagtgcagcttcaaagggctttaaacgataccagatgaggaataagggtcttatctagcgaaacaatcagtcattttctaaataaatgtaaatgtatatgctttataaacacaaatgttcaccttgcacgtgcttccgctttctgtatttttcaaaaaacttacgctgtatgtcctacgccttccctattctacttacggaaaaaatttaactggtgccgcgttcgttccgtaagtagaatagggaaggcgtaggacatacagcgtaaacttttGAAGAATAAGgaaatgcggttttggcggaagcactaggaaggcgatcatttgtttatataaagcataaacatttacatttttttttttcaaaaatggcagatcatttcgctagataagacccttattccttattcctgtaattttgaccttcaaccatttggaggccattgaagtccactataaggagaataatcctggaatgttttcatcaaaaaccttaatttcttttcaactgaagaaagaaggacatgaacatcttggatgacattggggtgagtaaattatcaggaaaattttatttgaaagtggactaatcctttaagcccagtgtgaaaagccctataaAGACTGCAGCAGGTCCAGCGGTGTCAGAGGCTGACACTATGCACTAAGCATTCCCTTTGTGGGCATCTGCGAAGGATTTGGAAATGTAGCTCCTTGCTGCATTAGCAGCACCTCCAAGTACACCACCAAGAGCAGCACCAATAGCAGCTCCTACTGCCATAGCGTCATATCCAATCGCAAATCCAAGAAGTGCACCTACAAATGCTCCTTTTCCAACTGCAACAGCATAATCGACAACTCTGAGCGTGAAGCCAAGCTTGTCTGCGACAGCCAGCTCTGCTTTCTCTCTGCACTCCAACTGTACCTTTTCATCATACTTCACAATCTCACTGGCAAGCGCCTCCCCTGAATGTTCATTCTCCAGCATCTTCACCGTCTCCCTGATCTCCTTCTCCTTTGATTTTCTGATGAAACGCTCCTCTTTCTGAATTCTTTTTTCTGCATCCTTAAATTCCACATTTGAATACATTCCCTGTTCCGAGACCATCTCATCTACCTTGGCAAGCAATGCTTGTGTCTGGCTGCCTTCGGTCCGGTTCATTTCTTCATCGAAGAACAGGTAGTTCTGGCCACATTTCTCAGCAAGCTCTCTAAAGCTCTTGTTCTTCTTAACTTCGTCCTCTATGGACAGGGTTTTCAGACCTCTCTCATGGTATAAAACAATCAATGTGTGCTTCAAGACACTTTCTCCAAAGTAGTGGACCACAGGCTTCAGTATGTCCATAGTGTCAGAGGTCAAATGAAAAGGGTCTAAAACAAACACTACAGCATGAGGACCTGGACAAGAAAAACAAACTGCCTTCTTGAGCTCCTTTTGAAGCACACTGTCTGGCAAGTCATTATCCTGAAGATTTGGAGTGTTGACCAGGGTTATGTTTCTCCCCTGCACAACGCCTGAACTTTTCTTGGTGGCTGAAATATTGACTTCATCTCTCAAGACGTCTGGCCCCAACACAGACTGCGTCAGCGCGATCTGATCACGACTTGAGCAGCCAAAGACCAGCATCCTCAACGGGGATTCAATGCTCACTGTGAGATGAagaatatttttcattattaatcgTATTAACTGTAATTTGTCAAATGTTCTGATTTGTTCGTCAACTCACAGTTAGGTGGATTGTCTAAACTCTCTCTTCTCCGTGTTTTCCCTTTGACTGTTGCCATTTTAAGAGCAGTCACTGACGGGGGTTGAAGAATTCAGGATATGCTATCCTactaaagaaaaatatattttgagaaacaaattacacacacacacatttttttttttacattttcatctaGCTTAAATTCAGGtactaaaatataataaaaaaaatgaatataaattataaagatGACAATAGTAcatacaaaattactaaaactttaaaataaaaatgaaaacaaaatctatttttatctactttaaaaacattaatagtaGGCTACctctcaatgatactaaaataacactttggTTACCAAAATTCTTTAAATTATCTTCTTTGTTCCTCAGAAGAAAGAAGGTCAGGTCTGGAATTACATAAGTGTaactaaatgatgacagaattttaattttgtgtgaactatcccctATTTGGTTAAACTATTAGATTTTTATGCTTAGCACTCCACTACAACAACACAAGacataaaaataacatataaaatcatttcaaagcagGTAGATTTCATATAAGCACTTTTATGATTAAGACataaaatactatagtaatttatagtaaatactatagtgtttttaaaCCATCCTACAGTAAAGTACTTgcattaatttgttgtggtaattctaaagttgctgtggtaatataacaactaaACTAATTACTATACCCAATACTTTACTAAGTATTTCCTAGTACTGGTGTATTAGGCTACATTTAAGATATAGTCCTAGTGGAAGCATATTAGGATTCATTCAGTGTGTTCTGAATGGAAAACCAATGCATTGCCTACTtgatgatatatttttttaaaaatgtgtaaagaCAAAAATATGTAAAAGCCAACACAGCTTCCATAAACAACGGTGCTGATTATAACAACTCCTCTTTATGATCAGCGACAAACAAAACACTAGAGTAGCCAACATTTCACAAGAGCCCCACCCTCTTTCTGACTTTTGATTGGTTAGGCCGCCTGTCTGTCTTTCTCTACTGCTTTCGTTTTGAATATATATGCATTCTTTAGTTAAAAGAgcttttcaaaatattattttgaaaattgcCGGGTCACTATTCCGGTTACTATGAGTTCACGATATTATATTCAGAGATGCATTTAATGGTAGCTGTCAGCACGCAAATGTTTCTATACAGCAGAACAGATGTGACGCAAGAGCAGACGATCGTCGGTAAAAAGTGCAGCGTTAAACACGTCAAATCATTTCTTCTGTAGCATAGACTACTTAAGTAAATTATAGATTTGCACATACCCATTTCCTGTGATTTACACCAAGGTACAAGTTGCTGAAAGTGTGACAAAAGTTGTTTGGAGAAAAGACATGACAGAATGCTTGAGAATGAAAGCAGGTGGAGACAGATGATGGTTGCAACACGGGTTGTTTGTAACACTTTCAATTTCTCCAATCAAGAGCAAGTTACAAATCACCTGATTCACTTGACACAAGCTCGATTTAGTCTTTATTCCACATATGGGAAAGTCTGTGGCAGACACAGCAGATTTTAGAGGAGAAAAACTAATTCTGATGTAAGAAagtaactttttatttatttatttatttattttttatggaaattCCTGCTTTGTAGTTAAACTCACcaaagttatattattatttattgtgtgtCTGTATAGATATTTTTCATTCAAGTTGTTAGTGCTAATGTTTTGGCTGTTAGCTGTAAGGTGAACTAGTTCATGGCTACAAGACTCAGCTGAGTTCATCAGTGAAGCATTTTACAGCCTACCCCAATTACCCCGTGAGTCCGTTCCAGCCCGTGAGTCAATTCTAGAGTCCGTTCCAGAGCCCTCTCCAGCAGGTGAGACCGCTCCAGTCCATGATTccacgcctgagccctcagcTGAGATGGCTGCCACGCCTGAGCTTTTAGAAATTGCAGCGCTGGCCGTTGTGACCGCAGCCATTTGGTGTGTGTGGGCTGCGGACACATCAGCTCCAGTCCATGAGCCCTCTCCAGAACTCGCTCCAGTCCATGAGTTCATTccagagtctgctccagtcggtgagtccgCTCCTGAATCTTCAGCCGAGATGGTTGCCACACCTGAGTCCTCAGCCAAGAGGGTtgccacgcctgagccctcagccGAGATGATTGCCACGCCGGGGCCCTCAGCCGAGATGGTTGCCATGCTGAGCCCTCAGCTGAGATGGTTGCCACGCCGGGGCCCTCAGCCGAGATGGTTGCCACGCCTGGGCCTTCAGCCCATGAGCCCGCTTCAGAGCCTGTTCTAGTCCCTGAGTTCCCTGTTTGTCTAGATACGACCAAGGAGGTCGTCCCTGAGTTCCCTGTCTGCCTTGATATGACCAAGGAGGTCATCCCTGAGGTCCCTGTCTGCCTTGATATGACTACAAAGGTCGTCCCTGAGTTCCCTGTCTGCCTTGATATGACCAAGGAGGTTGTCCCTGAGGTCCCTGTCTGCCTTAATACGACTACAAAGGTTGTCCCTGAGTTCCCTGTCTGCCTTGATATGACCAAGGAGGTCGTCCCTGAGTTCCCTGTCTGCCTTGATATGACCAAGGAGGTCGTCCCTGAGGTCCCTGTCTGCCTTGATATGACCAAGGAGGTTGTCCCTGAGGTCCCTGTCTGCCTTTATACGACCACAAAGGTTGTCCCTGAGTTCCCTATCTGCCTTGATACGACTACAAAGGTCGTCCCTGAGTTCCATGTCTACCCTGTTATGACCATAGAGGTCGTTCCTAAATTGTCTGCTTGCTTTGACATGACCGTAGAGGTCATTCCTGAACTGTCTGCCTAGAGAGGAGGTTCTTTATAGAGCCTTGGAGGGTGTTCCTGAGCCCCCTGCCTGTCTTGTTACGGATCTAGTGGCCAACGCAAACCTTTTTGTGTTCAATGTTTCAGTTTTGTCTGGTCAGCTGTGTTGGGCTGTAGATCCACCATGGAGGTCTACAAGCCTGTCTGCACTGctgtggtggtcatctgctTCGCGGTGGGGGCCTTTAAGCCCATCTGCACTGCTGTGGTGGTTGTCTGCGCCTCCGTGGAGGTCTGCAAGACCATCTTCACGACTATGGTGGTCATATGCTCCACCGCGGGGATCTTCAGACCCATCTACACGGTtgtggtggtcatctgctccaCCGTGCAAGCTCATCTGTGTTGCAGTGGTGGTTGTCTGCTCTACCGTGGAGGCCTTCAAGCCCATATGCGCTGCTATGGTGGCAGCCTGGCCCACACTGGCCATCTGATTGGCCTGTTCCATCCTGGCTACCTGTAAAACCTTCGTCCCTAGTTCCCCTGCCCCTCCACggatctggcccaccatccctccctctggtcctcctccagtccacctccctcctgagatttttttgttttatgtttttgccaTGTTGGAGTGTCTGGTATCTGCTCTGTAGAGAGggggtaatgtcatgatcaccagttggagtgccctggttagccaccagagggcactccaccccAGACTATTGCCTCACCATATCGGACTTCACTTCCCATAATCCCTTGTCCTGGACTCATTACTCTCGTCGTACTCAGGTGTTCTCACTCAAGTTATTAGTTCTGTCTACTTATACCCGGTTGTTTCAGTCATTTGTCATCGAGGTTTAATTTACAGTTACATGCTCGTTCTGAGCACTttgttagttttgttttcttgtttttgtgtggACTGTTTCTCTGGATTTTGACTCTTGCCTGGCTGTGACTATGATTTTGTATTTCCcttaataaatgctgcacttggatcttatcCTCAAGTCTCAGAGCACCGTGACAGAAAGATAACAGCTATATCATTTAATAGCTGACACTTGTAAATAGTTTTAATCACTGGCTTAAAATAACTCCAAGATACAGACAGAAATGTCAAATATGTTACAACCATCCCTGGTGTCCCTTACTGTAGGCCTACATAGACTATTTCTCACTTACAACTATTAGCATATGCTTTGAGTGAAATAGTTAATTTTGTTTAGAAAACTGTAGAAATgtgcaaaaatgttttaatattattgcCTGTTTGGAAGTTAAGGTAGTCATGCAGTTACAGTGAACGACATGATGTATTGGCTTCAAGTGGGGGACCATATTGGAAATGACCAGAGAGGGGACTTGGTTTTCTTGGTTTGGACCACTGCCCCTCAAAATGTCTGTCCTCAGCCCTAATGTGGTTCAAAATATGAATTCTAAATACTGCCTTACATATATCTACCACCATTTCTTGAAACACACAGCTATGCAAGATACAGctttattaaaaacagtaaagGGTTGGATAACATTTCATCATTAAAAAGGCAAAGCAAAAAGAGG includes the following:
- the si:dkey-120c6.5 gene encoding GTPase IMAP family member 7; protein product: MATVKGKTRRRESLDNPPNLSIESPLRMLVFGCSSRDQIALTQSVLGPDVLRDEVNISATKKSSGVVQGRNITLVNTPNLQDNDLPDSVLQKELKKAVCFSCPGPHAVVFVLDPFHLTSDTMDILKPVVHYFGESVLKHTLIVLYHERGLKTLSIEDEVKKNKSFRELAEKCGQNYLFFDEEMNRTEGSQTQALLAKVDEMVSEQGMYSNVEFKDAEKRIQKEERFIRKSKEKEIRETVKMLENEHSGEALASEIVKYDEKVQLECREKAELAVADKLGFTLRVVDYAVAVGKGAFVGALLGFAIGYDAMAVGAAIGAALGGVLGGAANAARSYISKSFADAHKGNA